Sequence from the bacterium genome:
TTTCCGTGCTTTCTAACAGATACTGTCTTCTCTTTAACCTCCCTGTCTCCTATTATAAACATGTAAGGAATCTTATCCAGCTCTGATTCCCTTATTTTTAATCCTATTTTTTCATCTCTATTATCAAGTTCTGTTCTTATTTGGTTGCATTGCAACAAACTCTGCATTTCTTTTGCATAAGGAATATTATTCTCTCCTATCGTCAATATTTTAACCTGAACAGGTGAAAGCCATACTGGAAATGCCCCCCCATAATGCTCAATAAGAGTCCCCACAAACCTTTCCATGGAACCAAGAACAGTACGGTGAACCATCATTGCATAATGTTCTTTCCCATCTTCTCCAATATAGGTAACATTAAAACGACGCGGCAGATTAAAGTCAAATTGCACAGTTGGCCCCTGCCACAATCTGCCAAGAAAGTCCTTCATTTTTATATCAATCTTCGGACCATAAAAAACTGCCTCTCCCTCTTCAACCTCGTATGTCATTTTCTTCTCTTTCAATACATCTTCAAGGGCGTCTGTAGCATTCTTCCATTCTTCAAGACTTCCGGCAAATTTATTGCTTTTATCTCTTGTGCTCAAAAATACTTTATATTCGAATCCAAATGTTTTCATCATATAGTCCATAAGCTCTATTACTTCTTTTATTTCATTTTTAAGCTGATTCGAAGTGCAAAAAATATGTGCATCATCCTGAGTAAAACCACGAACCCTCAGCATACCGTGAAGCACTCCCGATTTCTCGTATCTATAGACTGTCCCGAGTTCTGCGTAACGTATTGGCAGTTCTTTATAACTACGTAATTTTGTTTTGTAAATCAATATATGTCCGGGACAGTTCATGGGCTTAATTATATAATCCTGAGAATCTATTTTCATTGGAGAATACATATTGTCTTTGTAAAAATCCAGATGTCCGCTGGTCTTCCACAAATTGATATTTGAGATATGAGGTATATTCACAAACTGATATCCGCGCTTCATATGCTCCTCATACCAAAAGTCTTCGATTAACCTGCGAATCATAGCTCCCTTTGGATGCCAGAAAATAAGACCTGCGCCTGCTTCCTTATGTATGCTGTATAGATCAAGCTCCTTTCCAAGTTTCCTGTGATCGCGCTTTTTGGCCTCTGCCAGTTTATTTACATACTCGTCAAGCTCCTCTTTTGTATACCATGCTGTGCCATATATTCTCTGAAGCATTTTCTTCTTCTCATCTCCACGCCAATAAGCGCCGGCAATACTAAGCAGCTTAAACGCCTTTATGTCATCTGCGCTTTCAACATGCGGACCGCGGCAGAGATCAATAAAATCACCTGTTTTATACAAGCTTACATTTTTATCAGGAATCTCATCAAGCAATTCTAATTTATACGCTTCATTTCTCTCCTTAAATATATTTTTAGCTTCATTCTTAGAGACTTCAATCCGCTCAAATTGGATGTGTTTATCTATTATCTTCTGCATCCTATTCTCAATCTTTTCCAAATCTTCCGGAACAAATGGAGTTTCTTTATCAAAATCGTAATAAAACCCATCTTCAATAGCTGGCCCTATGCCTATCTTTGCACCAGGGAATAGCTGCTGGACAGCTGA
This genomic interval carries:
- the thrS gene encoding threonine--tRNA ligase, with protein sequence MKFSLDVYRHSTTHIMASAVQQLFPGAKIGIGPAIEDGFYYDFDKETPFVPEDLEKIENRMQKIIDKHIQFERIEVSKNEAKNIFKERNEAYKLELLDEIPDKNVSLYKTGDFIDLCRGPHVESADDIKAFKLLSIAGAYWRGDEKKKMLQRIYGTAWYTKEELDEYVNKLAEAKKRDHRKLGKELDLYSIHKEAGAGLIFWHPKGAMIRRLIEDFWYEEHMKRGYQFVNIPHISNINLWKTSGHLDFYKDNMYSPMKIDSQDYIIKPMNCPGHILIYKTKLRSYKELPIRYAELGTVYRYEKSGVLHGMLRVRGFTQDDAHIFCTSNQLKNEIKEVIELMDYMMKTFGFEYKVFLSTRDKSNKFAGSLEEWKNATDALEDVLKEKKMTYEVEEGEAVFYGPKIDIKMKDFLGRLWQGPTVQFDFNLPRRFNVTYIGEDGKEHYAMMVHRTVLGSMERFVGTLIEHYGGAFPVWLSPVQVKILTIGENNIPYAKEMQSLLQCNQIRTELDNRDEKIGLKIRESELDKIPYMFIIGDREVKEKTVSVRKHGNRDCAGMDIKQFIDRISKQIETRK